In Oncorhynchus clarkii lewisi isolate Uvic-CL-2024 chromosome 24, UVic_Ocla_1.0, whole genome shotgun sequence, one DNA window encodes the following:
- the LOC139382542 gene encoding extracellular calcium-sensing receptor-like, translating into MRRKNYVDILKQHLKTSDGDFVIGGVFSIHYYMHSVDHSYTSLPEPLQCTGSMDSRELRFSRAMIFAVEEINNSSYLLPGIMLGYQVHDSCNLVPMAVKVAFQLANGLDPMFDTGEQCSGSATVTAIVGESASTPTISMLRIIGPFGIPQVSHSSTCACLSDKKQYPTFFRTIPSDQFQAAALAHLIRHFGWTWIGAVRSDSDYGNNGMAAFLQAAQEEGICVEYSEAFSLTNPLSRVQRVADVIRSSTARVVVAFVSSWDMRILLREMERLPSPPRQWIGSESWVTEPEMLRFGLCAGAIGIGIQRSVIPGLRDFLLDLSPQKVSNSPLLTEFWEAAFGCVGVEEKMCDGSEDIQQLKTPYTDTSQLRVTNMVYKAVYAIAHAIHSIVCEERENSTVNCDKNLNVKPTRVLERLRRVNFSRNGYKVSFDANGDPVATYELVNWQIGESGKMEFVTVGHYDASLPLDQRLDIEREITWVKNSTQVPVSVCSESCPPGTRKAIQKGKPVCCYDCIQCAEGEISDNTDSSDCLICPEEYWPNAERDRCILKPVEFLSFHEVLGIILTACSVGGALLAIATAAVFYHHRNSAIVRANNSELSFLLLFSLALCFLCSLTFIGRPSEWSCMLRHTAFGITFVLCISCVLGKTIVVLMAFRATLPASNVMKWFGPQQQRLTVVSFTFVQALICTLWLVLSPPFPIKNLTTYKEKIILECDVGSAIGFWAVLGYIGLLSLLCFVLAFLARKLPDNFNEAKFITFSMLIFCAVWITFIPAYFSSPGKLTVAVEIFAIITSSFGLFFLLFVPKCFIILFRPEKNTKKHLMEKASNDKRY; encoded by the exons atgaggagaaaaaattatgtggatatattgaagcaacatctcaagacatca GATGGGGACTTTGTCATCGGGGGTGTTTTCTCCATTCATTACTATATGCACTCTGTGGATCACAGCTACACCAGCCTGCCTGAGCCCCTGCAGTGCACAGGGAG TATGGATTCCCGTGAGTTGCGCTTCTCACGCGCCATGATCTTCGCAGTTGAGGAGATAAACAACAGTTCCTACCTTCTACCGGGTATCATGCTTGGTTATCAAGTGCACGACTCCTGCAACTTGGTCCCTATGGCCGTGAAAGTGGCCTTCCAGCTGGCTAACGGCCTGGACCCCATGTTTGATACCGGAGAACAGTGCTCAGGGTCGGCTACAGTGACAGCTATCGTTGGCGAGTCTGCCTCCACGCCTACAATCAGCATGTTGCGCATTATTGGCCCTTTCGGCATTCCTCAG GTGAGCCACTCTTCCACCTGTGCGTGTCTGAGTGATAAGAAACAGTATCCAACCTTCTTCAGAACCATCCCCAGTGATCAGTTCCAGGCTGCCGCTCTGGCCCACCTCATCAGGCACTTCGGCTGGACCTGGATTGGGGCGGTCCGTTCCGACTCTGACTACGGTAATAACGGGATGGCTGCTTTCCTGCAAGCAGCACAAGAGGAGGGTATCTGTGTGGAGTATTCTGAAGCCTTCTCCCTTACCAACCCACTCAGCAGAGTGCAACGGGTGGCCGACGTGATCCGCAG CTCCACAGCCCGGGTGGTGGTTGCATTTGTATCCTCTTGGGACATGAGAATCCTGCTGAGGGAGATGGAACGCCTGCCCTCTCCACCCCGCCAGTGGATCGGGAGCGAGTCCTGGGTCACTGAACCAGAGATGCTGCGCTTCGGCCTGTGTGCAGGGGCCATCGGAATTGGCATCCAACGCTCTGTCATCCCCGGTCTCAGGGACTTCCTCCTGGACCTCTCCCCACAGAAGGTGTCCAACTCTCCCCTGCTCACAGAGTTCTGGGAAGCAGCCTTTGGCT GTGTTGGGGTTGAGGAGAAGATGTGTGATGGCAGTGAGGATATACAGCAGCTAAAGACCCCCTACACAGATACATCCCAGCTGCGTGTCACTAACATGGTGTATAAAGCTGTTTATGCCATAGCACACGCCATCCACAGCATCGTTTGTGAAGAGAGAGAAAACTCCACTGTGAACTGTGACAAAAACCTTAATGTGAAGCCAACACGG GTCCTGGAGAGATTGAGGAGGGTGAACTTCTCTCGTAACGGGTACAAGGTGTCGTTCGATGCCAACGGGGACCCAGTGGCCACCTATGAGCTGGTCAACTGGCAGATAGGAGAGAGTGGGAAGATGGAGTTTGTGACAGTGGGGCATTATGATGCGTCCCTGCCTCTTGACCAGAGGCTTGACATCGAGAGGGAAATCACCTGGGTAAAGAACAGTACACAAGTACCTGTGTCAGTGTGCAGTGAGAGCTGTCCCCCAGGCACTCGTAAGGCTATACAGAAAGGAAAGCCTGTATGCTGTTATGACTGTATCCAATGTGCAGAGGGAGAGATCAGTGATAACACAG ATTCTTCAGACTGTCTGATCTGTCCCGAAGAGTACTGGCCCAATGCTGAGAGAGACCGCTGTATCCTTAAGCCTGTGGAGTTCCTGTCCTTCCACGAGGTCCTCGGAATCATCCTGACCGCCTGCTCTGTGGGCGGGGCTCTACTGGCCATCGCCACGGCAGCTGTCTTCTACCACCACCGTAATTCTGCCATTGTCAGGGCCAACAACTCTGAGCTGAGCTTCCTGCTGCTCTTCTCCTTGGCGCTGTGTTTTTTGTGTTCTCTTACTTTCATTGGCCGGCCCTCTGAATGGTCCTGTATGCTGCGTCACACAGCGTTTGGGATCACCTTCGTCCTCTGCATCTCTTGTGTTCTGGGGAAAACAATAGTGGTGTTGATGGCCTTCAGGGCTACACTTCCAGCCAGTAATGTCATGAAATGGTTTGGTCCTCAACAGCAGAGATTGACTGTAGTGTCATTCACGTTTGTCCAGGCTTTGATATGCACTCTGTGGTTGGTCCTGTCCCCTCCCTTCCCCATTAAAAACCTCACTACCTACAAGGAAAAGATCATTTTAGAGTGTGATGTGGGTTCAGCTATTGGTTTCTGGGCTGTTTTGGGCTATATAGGACTCCTGTCTCTCTTGTGCTTTGTGCTGGCTTTTCTGGCTCGGAAGCTGCCGGATAACTTCAATGAGGCCAAATTCATCACCTTCAGCATGCTCATATTCTGTGCAGTCTGGATCACCTTTATCCCAGCTTATTTTAGCTCTCCTGGGAAGTTGACTGTAGCTGTGGAGATCTTTGCCATCATCACCTCTAGCTTTGGGTTGTTCTTTCTGTTATTTGTTCCTAAATGCTTTATTATTCTGTTCAGGCCGGAGAAGAACACCAAGAAACACCTTATGGAGAAGGCATCCAATGATAAACGTTATTAA